In the genome of Nocardioides marmoribigeumensis, one region contains:
- a CDS encoding PadR family transcriptional regulator, translating to MTVSHVLLGILADGPAHGYDLKRVHDRRFAGARPLAFGQVYAALSRLERDGLVVVAGTATDGGPERTTYAITDGGRASLDSWLATSEPAGPYAADEMVRKVVTALALGAGAVDVLDRQRVAHLAEMRRLLAEQSAATDVSTRIVLDHAVSHLDADLRWLETSADRIRTTQGALR from the coding sequence ATGACGGTCTCCCACGTGCTCCTGGGCATCCTGGCCGACGGCCCGGCCCACGGGTACGACCTCAAGCGCGTGCACGACAGACGGTTCGCCGGAGCGCGGCCGCTGGCGTTCGGCCAGGTGTACGCCGCGCTGTCCAGGCTCGAGCGCGACGGCCTCGTCGTCGTGGCGGGGACGGCCACCGATGGCGGGCCGGAGCGGACGACGTACGCCATCACCGACGGGGGACGGGCCTCCCTCGACTCCTGGCTGGCCACCAGCGAGCCGGCCGGTCCCTACGCAGCGGACGAGATGGTGCGCAAGGTCGTCACCGCTCTCGCGCTGGGCGCCGGAGCGGTCGACGTGCTCGACCGGCAGCGCGTCGCCCACCTGGCCGAGATGCGGCGGCTGCTCGCCGAGCAGTCCGCGGCGACCGACGTGTCCACCCGGATCGTCCTCGACCACGCCGTCTCCCACCTCGACGCCGACCTCCGGTGGCTCGAGACCTCCGCCGACCGGATCCGCACCACTCAGGGGGCCCTCCGATGA
- the trmB gene encoding tRNA (guanosine(46)-N7)-methyltransferase TrmB, which translates to MDREASYDGGVRRAHPSAGLTPDGRRMQVVTSYTRRGSRLTSGQQAAWERRSGQWLVPDAVASEGHLDQRRYWGRAAPDGLVMEIGSGNGEVVAALAAERPEANVLACEVWRPGVAATFLRLEETGLTNVRLLALDAVWVLEHLLRPGELAELWTFFPDPWHKARHHKRRLVTPRVAALVADRLRPGGVWRIATDWPDYAEQVDEVLAGEPRLVGGRTERWAERPVTKFERRGLAEGRPIADWTATREP; encoded by the coding sequence ATGGATCGCGAGGCGTCGTACGACGGCGGCGTGCGCCGCGCGCACCCGTCCGCGGGACTGACCCCCGACGGCCGCCGGATGCAGGTGGTGACCAGCTACACCCGTCGCGGCAGCCGGCTCACCAGCGGGCAGCAGGCCGCGTGGGAGCGTCGCTCCGGCCAGTGGCTGGTCCCTGACGCGGTGGCGTCCGAGGGGCACCTGGACCAGCGCCGCTACTGGGGGCGTGCGGCACCGGACGGGCTGGTGATGGAGATCGGCTCCGGCAACGGGGAGGTGGTGGCCGCGCTGGCCGCCGAGCGGCCCGAGGCCAACGTCCTGGCGTGCGAGGTCTGGCGTCCCGGGGTGGCGGCGACCTTCCTGCGGCTGGAGGAGACCGGGCTCACCAACGTGCGGCTGCTGGCGCTGGACGCGGTCTGGGTGCTCGAGCACCTGCTGCGGCCCGGTGAGCTCGCCGAGCTGTGGACGTTCTTCCCCGACCCGTGGCACAAGGCCCGTCACCACAAGCGGCGCCTGGTGACGCCCCGGGTGGCGGCGCTGGTCGCGGACCGCCTCCGACCGGGCGGGGTCTGGCGCATCGCCACGGACTGGCCGGACTACGCCGAGCAGGTCGACGAGGTCCTGGCCGGCGAGCCGCGCCTGGTCGGCGGTCGCACCGAGCGCTGGGCCGAGCGGCCGGTGACGAAGTTCGAGCGACGGGGACTGGCCGAGGGGCGCCCGATCGCCGACTGGACGGCGACCCGGGAGCCCTGA
- the tuf gene encoding elongation factor Tu, translated as MAKAKFERTKPHVNIGTIGHIDHGKTTLTAAITKVLHDKYPDLNPFTPFDQIDKAPEERQRGITISIAHVEYQTESRHYAHVDCPGHADYIKNMITGAAQMDGAILVVAATDGPMPQTKEHVLLARQVGVPAIVVALNKCDMVDDEELIELVEMEVRELLSEYDFPGDDLPVVRVAAFPALNGDAKWGESVAELMQAVDDYIPQPERDIDKPFLMPVEDVFTITGRGTVITGRIERGVVKVNEEVEIIGIREKSMKSTVTGVEMFRKLLDEGQAGENVGLLLRGTKREDVERGMVVIKPGTTTPHTNFEASVYILSKEEGGRHTPFFNNYRPQFYFRTTDVTGVVTLPEGTEMVMPGDNTEMSVELIQPIAMEDGLKFAIREGGRTVGAGRVTKITK; from the coding sequence GTGGCCAAGGCTAAGTTCGAGCGGACTAAGCCGCACGTCAACATCGGAACCATCGGTCACATCGACCACGGTAAGACGACGCTGACCGCAGCTATCACCAAGGTGCTGCACGACAAGTACCCGGACCTCAACCCCTTCACGCCGTTCGACCAGATCGACAAGGCACCGGAGGAGCGGCAGCGCGGCATCACGATCTCGATCGCGCACGTCGAGTACCAGACCGAGAGCCGGCACTACGCCCACGTGGACTGCCCCGGTCACGCCGACTACATCAAGAACATGATCACCGGTGCCGCGCAGATGGACGGCGCGATCCTCGTGGTCGCCGCCACCGACGGCCCGATGCCGCAGACCAAGGAGCACGTCCTCCTGGCCCGCCAGGTCGGCGTCCCCGCGATCGTCGTCGCGCTGAACAAGTGCGACATGGTCGACGACGAGGAGCTCATCGAGCTCGTCGAGATGGAGGTGCGCGAGCTCCTCTCCGAGTACGACTTCCCCGGTGACGACCTGCCGGTCGTCCGTGTGGCCGCCTTCCCGGCCCTCAACGGTGACGCCAAGTGGGGCGAGTCGGTCGCCGAGCTCATGCAGGCCGTCGACGACTACATCCCCCAGCCGGAGCGCGACATCGACAAGCCGTTCCTCATGCCCGTCGAGGACGTCTTCACGATCACCGGTCGTGGCACGGTCATCACCGGCCGCATCGAGCGCGGTGTGGTCAAGGTGAACGAGGAGGTCGAGATCATCGGCATCCGCGAGAAGTCGATGAAGAGCACCGTCACCGGTGTCGAGATGTTCCGCAAGCTGCTCGACGAGGGCCAGGCGGGCGAGAACGTCGGTCTGCTCCTCCGCGGCACCAAGCGCGAGGACGTCGAGCGCGGCATGGTCGTGATCAAGCCGGGCACCACCACCCCGCACACGAACTTCGAGGCGTCGGTCTACATCCTGTCGAAGGAGGAGGGCGGCCGTCACACGCCGTTCTTCAACAACTACCGCCCGCAGTTCTACTTCCGCACCACCGACGTGACCGGCGTCGTGACCCTCCCCGAGGGCACCGAGATGGTCATGCCGGGCGACAACACCGAGATGTCGGTCGAGCTCATCCAGCCGATCGCCATGGAGGACGGCCTGAAGTTCGCCATCCGTGAGGGTGGCCGGACCGTCGGCGCGGGTCGCGTCACCAAGATCACCAAGTGA
- a CDS encoding ABC transporter ATP-binding protein — protein sequence MTATDLTEPRTTPVLEVDDVHKTFGRDEALRGASLTVAAGEVVALTGPSGSGKSTLLHCAVGLLAADSGVVRVLDRDLGTMRDADRSRLRRREVGLVLQFGQLAPELTAAQNVALPLLLERRSRRAAFAAAEQWLERAGVPDVGDALPGELSGGQQQRVAVARALVTQPLLVCADEPTGALDALTGEALLGLLLEVGAETGAGLLLVTHDNRVAARADREVVLRDGRTSAGVVA from the coding sequence ATGACCGCGACCGACCTCACCGAGCCCAGGACCACCCCGGTCCTCGAGGTGGACGACGTGCACAAGACGTTCGGGCGTGACGAGGCCCTGCGGGGAGCCTCGCTCACCGTCGCCGCGGGCGAGGTGGTCGCGCTCACCGGGCCGTCCGGCAGCGGCAAGTCCACCCTCCTGCACTGTGCCGTGGGGCTGCTGGCCGCCGACAGCGGCGTGGTCCGGGTGCTCGACCGCGACCTGGGCACGATGCGGGACGCCGACCGATCCCGCCTGCGGCGCCGCGAGGTCGGCCTGGTGCTGCAGTTCGGCCAGCTCGCCCCCGAGCTGACCGCGGCGCAGAACGTCGCCCTCCCGCTGCTCCTCGAGCGCCGGTCACGGCGCGCGGCGTTCGCTGCCGCGGAGCAGTGGCTCGAGCGGGCGGGCGTCCCGGACGTCGGCGACGCCCTGCCGGGGGAGCTCTCGGGCGGCCAGCAGCAGCGCGTGGCCGTCGCCCGCGCGCTGGTCACGCAGCCCCTGCTGGTCTGCGCCGACGAGCCCACGGGTGCGCTGGACGCGCTCACCGGCGAGGCCCTCCTCGGGCTGCTGCTCGAGGTAGGGGCCGAGACGGGGGCCGGCCTGCTCCTGGTCACCCACGACAACCGCGTGGCCGCGCGGGCCGACCGCGAGGTCGTCCTGCGCGACGGTCGCACCAGCGCCGGGGTCGTGGCATGA